A single region of the Salmo salar chromosome ssa16, Ssal_v3.1, whole genome shotgun sequence genome encodes:
- the LOC106573901 gene encoding interleukin-6 receptor subunit beta: MEAKEHWFLPGFLVLAMVIAQGTTSKYLSSPQCYKKTEKATTYTCEWMKSGSMQNATYELFYKRSNSAEKKKSLGKNQQSYIFVNDDKVLEKVPVDLWVVAYMGNQSCKSLNTSVRLNESVKYEAPQTTSMSRSSSNLTLSWVNKEEVKNHMPEDVVLEVKFRRLEKTSGIWNTTETEVKQAMVTLENLQNQYMYQLQVRQKSKHVKRPLWSDWTPILDVPTEIKNPTEVKWTVEDFNNGTRLLKLTWGTPPYPVSVGQVYYNLSLHIWPCQLKRKNHTNITTTTTEFSVYVTYSAVSGYIFAFNKVGKSSQTHILIPAKNLTYPRKSWPDDKLIPRKYTPRLKNSCLEWYKLTDGETQPAKVNISKVMNGTVEETLKSIRQKMDDYVRYFYLVHKQTDGKPQTTEMRLMYKKEGAASKAPENFTVNVTTNSAMLHWKPIPVQDQQGFLTHYEVCYTRSQNDGTHIEIKKCHNISTSKTEYLIQNLTPECEYNIYLAGVTAAGSGRNISIHILTKSQHKSITDMNREGWMTAGIIVLIAILITICLFIIKRHKSKIFPPIPRPMVAESKNYRASTQDMYEIKEEVHELQLHDKRSPEEATLLEVCEDVNEKSLGDSSTPDGVSDLLTSDFKGQVLSLDTADPSQGEIDCEVTMLMYRNGLVFDMKADSTEDVGTPL, translated from the exons ATGGAGGCAAAGGAACACTGGTTCCTGCCAGGGTTTCTGGTTCTTGCTATGGTAATAGCTCAAG GGACAACTAGTAAATATCTTTCTAGTCCTCAATGCTACAAGAAAACTGAAAAAGCTACCACCTATACATGTGAATGGATGAAGTCTGGGTCTATGCAAAATGCCACCTATGAGCTTTTTTACAA GCGCTCCAATTctgcagaaaaaaaaaaatcattgggCAAAAATCAGCAGAGCTATATCTTTGTGAATGATGATAAAGTGCTCGAAAAAGTGCCCGTGGATCTATGGGTGGTTGCTTATATGGGCAACCAGAGCTGCAAGTCACTCAATACCTCTGTTCGACTTAATGAAAGTG TTAAGTATGAAGCGCCCCAAACTACATCTATGTCAAGATCCTCAAGTAATCTTACCCTCAGCTGGGTTAACAAGGAAG AAGTGAAAAATCACATGCCGGAAGATGTTGTATTAGAGGTCAAGTTCAGAAGATTAGAGAAAACCTCAGGGATATGG AACACAACTGAAACAGAAGTCAAACAAG CCATGGTCACTCTGGAGAATCTCCAGAACCAATACATGTACCAACTGCAGGTCAGACAAAAGTCCAAGCATGTCAAACGTCCCCTGTGGAGCGACTGGACTCCAATCTTGGACGTTCCCACTG AAATCAAAAATCCCACAGAGGTTAAGTGGACAGTGGAGGATTTTAACAACGGTACCCGACTACTCAAGCTAACTTGGGGT ACACCACCTTATCCAGTCTCTGTGGGACAGGTGTATTACAACCTCTCTCTCCATATTTGGCCTTGCCAACTAAAGCGAAAGAACCACACCaatatcactaccactaccactgagTTCAGTGTTTATGTGACTTACTCTGCTGTCAGTGGTTACATTTTTGCCTTTAATAAGGTGGGAAAATCATCGCAGACACATATCCTTATCCCAGCAAAAAATCTTACATATCCCAGgaagt CTTGGCCTGATGACAAACTCATCCCACGCAAGTATACCCCTCGCCTTAAAAATTCCTGCCTGGAATGGTACAAGCTAACAGACGGAGAAACACAACCAGCCAAAGTGAATATATCAAAAGTGATGAATGGAACAGTGGAGGAAACACTCAAATCTATCAGACAAA AGATGGACGACTATGTACGTTACTTTTACCTCGTTCACAAACAAACTGATGGAAAGCCACAAACAACAGAAATGCGACTCATGTATAAAAAAGAGGGTG CAGCTAGTAAGGCACCTGAGAATTTCACTGTTAATGTAACAACCAACTCTGCAATGCTGCATTGGAAACCTATTCCTGTGCAAGACCAGCAAGGCTTCCTTACACACTATGAAGTCTGCTACACAAGAAGCCAAAATGATGGGACCCACATTGAAATAAAAA AGTGtcacaacatttcaacatcaaaaaCAGAGTACCTTATTCAAAACCTGACACCTGAGTGCGAATACAATATCTATCTTGCTGGAGTAACAGCTGCAGGCTCAGGACGAAATATATCTATCCATATCTTGACAAAGTCTCAACACAAGTCCATTACTGATATGAATCGGGAAG GTTGGATGACAGCTGGCATAATTGTTTTAATTGCAATATTAATAACAATATGCTTATTTATCATCAAGAG ACATAAAAGCAAGATCTTCCCACCAATACCACGTCCTATGGTCGCAGAGTCCAAGAATTATCGAGCGAGTACTCAG GACATGTATGAGATTAAGGAAGAGGTGCATGAGCTGCAGCTACATGACAAGAGGAGCCCTGAGGAAGCCACTCTCCTGGAGGTGTGTGAAGACGTGAACGAGAAGAGCCTTGGAGACTCCAGCACACCAGATGGAGTCAGTGACCTACTGACCTCTGATTTTAAGGGCCAGGTGTTAAGTCTAGATACCGCCGATCCAAGCCAAGGAGAGATTGACTGTGAGGTCACCATGCTGATGTATAGGAACGGTCTGGTCTTTGATATGAAGGCAGACTCCACCGAGGATGTCGGGACGCCACTGTAG